AAGCACACACAAGAAATAGGAGTCaatttgtgaaataaaattaccGATGCCCTAAACTAAAAGCCTGCAAGGATCTTTGATatatctaaaataaaatagtagCATGTTTTACATGACAAACTGTATAGGGAATGTTCCTAGTGATGTAAGTATATAGTTAGTAATAAGTAATAACACTCGAAGATGTTAAAAAGTAATAACTGAATATAGGAAAATGTGCATTTCTAGTAAAACAAGCAGTATTAGAAATGCATTACTACTGCCTCTTACCATGACTGTACCAGGACTCATGAGAAACTGTGCACCGGCTCTAATTGCTTTCCTTGCATCATCAACACTTAGGACCGTGCCAACCTAAGTAGAAGGTGCAGAAAAATCAGTAAATATCACGAGCTATTAACGATGTGCCTGATAGTTTGAGATAACTGAGATTGCACAGGCCAGGCCAGCTTTGATGGAGTAGTATAATGCGACTTATCACTTTTGAAAAACACATCGGGAAATAACTGCCTGTGAAGTAATGCAAGGTTTGCCTTACGCCAAATGTCAAAGAAGGATAACTCCTGCGAAGATCCTCAACAACCTGGATGGTAAGAAGATTAACCAATCACTTGGAAGCTAGCAAGGAGTGAGTAATGGTGATCATTTTAAAAGAATGGTGAGGAAGGCACCACCTCCAGCACTCCAGGAGTGGACATCACAATTTCTAGCTGAACAACATAGCACATGTTTGTTAGAACCAGGGAGGAATCAAACAACAGTACAATACTAACATGTAAAGAAAATGTTTAGCATGGATGGAAAGAACCCCAGAGACACAAGctcagaaagaaagaacctCCTCCTCTGGAGGGTTCATTCAGAACACCAAGCACCCTAGAATTCTACTCCACCACGCACCCAACAAAACAAAGACCGCATTGGAGCAACTAACTCACCACAGATACGCCGCCGCGCACGGCCGCGTGGGCCGCCTGCAATGCCATGTCACTGCTGCAAGGAGACATAGAAAGAAGAGCCAAGAAGAGAAGTTGAGACAATTCTTAATCTTTGCTCTGGTGAGACCAAACGCCAAACAGGTGCCGGGCGCCGGCAGGGATTAATTGGGTGAGGGCGGCGTTTTGCTTACTCTTGCGCGCGGAGGCAGGCGATGACGCGCGAGCGCAGTATGGAGGCGAGCGCCTTCGGTGGCCGCGACGGgtctcgccggcgacggcgaagctgGGAGGTGGGTCGAGGCGGCTGTGCAGCGGCAACGAGCATCCTGGAGCGAGCGGGAACCGCCCTC
This is a stretch of genomic DNA from Brachypodium distachyon strain Bd21 chromosome 1, Brachypodium_distachyon_v3.0, whole genome shotgun sequence. It encodes these proteins:
- the LOC100827605 gene encoding uncharacterized protein LOC100827605 isoform X1, which codes for MLVAAAQPPRPTSQLRRRRRDPSRPPKALASILRSRVIACLRAQDSDMALQAAHAAVRGGVSVLEIVMSTPGVLEVVEDLRRSYPSLTFGVGTVLSVDDARKAIRAGAQFLMSPGTVMEILHELEESEVLYIPGVLTPTEIISACSAGAKIVKVYPVSVMGGEMYMSALKKPFPVLPMVASQGITIDSIKSHMEAGASAVVLSDAIFNKELMGERKFVEISELANRATLQALQSGK